The following proteins are encoded in a genomic region of Candidatus Campbellbacteria bacterium:
- a CDS encoding RpiB/LacA/LacB family sugar-phosphate isomerase: MKIALGADHAGFKLKEYVRDFLVSQDHEVMDKGAFSFDENDDYPDFVFSVANAVAGGEAERGIIIGSSGQGEAVAANRIKGIRTLVYYGEREPLTQTSKVGEQKGIIESSREDNDSNILSLGASFVTHEEAKEVIEKWLRAPFTNEERHVRRIQKLDSHS, translated from the coding sequence ATGAAAATCGCACTTGGGGCAGATCATGCAGGATTTAAACTCAAAGAGTACGTGAGAGATTTTCTTGTCTCTCAAGACCACGAAGTGATGGATAAAGGTGCATTTTCGTTTGATGAAAATGATGACTACCCTGATTTTGTATTTTCCGTAGCAAATGCAGTAGCGGGCGGTGAAGCGGAAAGAGGAATTATTATTGGAAGTTCTGGTCAAGGGGAAGCAGTTGCAGCAAACCGCATTAAAGGAATTCGGACACTTGTGTATTACGGAGAACGAGAGCCCCTCACACAGACATCTAAAGTTGGTGAACAAAAAGGAATTATAGAATCAAGTCGTGAAGATAACGACTCAAATATACTCTCCCTCGGCGCATCTTTTGTTACCCACGAGGAAGCAAAAGAGGTTATAGAAAAATGGCTGCGCGCTCCATTTACAAACGAAGAACGCCACGTTCGTAGAATTCAAAAATTGGATTCTCATTCTTAG
- the gap gene encoding type I glyceraldehyde-3-phosphate dehydrogenase: MSRIAINGFGRIGRSFLKLALKYPEIDVVAINDLGDAQNLAYLLTYDSSYGRSDIDVQARDGGITVNGKDIPIFQEKDPSSLPWKKLDVDIVVESSGFFTNYADAKKHLDAGAKRVVITAPAKGDIVSGIETATVLMGVNEEKLKTCDITSNGSCTTNAVSPVIQILHETLGVEKAVLNTVHGYTQSQSLQDGPNKKDWREGRAAAHNIVPTSTGAATAVTKAITDLEGKFDGIAIRVPVIVGSIADVTLITKRNTTVEEVNDILRKASQDARWQGILKVSDEELVSSDIVGELYGAIVDSKLTRVVDGNLVKVLSWYDNEMGYTSTLIRHVRKMASSLS, from the coding sequence ATGTCCCGCATTGCAATCAATGGTTTTGGCAGAATCGGACGCTCGTTTCTCAAACTTGCACTCAAGTATCCTGAAATTGATGTCGTTGCCATCAATGATCTCGGTGACGCACAAAATCTCGCATACTTGCTTACGTATGACAGTTCTTACGGACGCTCGGATATTGACGTACAGGCGCGTGATGGAGGTATTACCGTAAACGGAAAAGACATCCCAATTTTTCAAGAAAAAGATCCGAGCAGTTTGCCATGGAAAAAACTTGATGTAGATATTGTTGTTGAATCAAGTGGCTTTTTCACAAACTATGCTGATGCAAAGAAACACCTTGATGCAGGCGCAAAGCGCGTAGTGATTACCGCCCCTGCAAAAGGTGACATTGTTTCAGGCATTGAAACGGCGACGGTGTTGATGGGAGTTAATGAGGAGAAATTAAAAACGTGTGACATCACTTCAAACGGTTCATGTACCACAAATGCAGTCAGTCCTGTGATTCAAATTTTGCACGAGACACTCGGTGTAGAAAAAGCAGTCCTCAATACCGTCCACGGCTACACACAATCACAAAGTTTACAAGATGGTCCGAATAAAAAAGATTGGCGCGAGGGACGAGCAGCTGCACACAACATTGTGCCGACTTCGACGGGTGCAGCAACTGCCGTAACAAAGGCAATTACTGATTTGGAAGGAAAGTTTGATGGTATTGCAATTCGAGTGCCGGTGATTGTTGGTTCTATTGCAGATGTGACACTTATTACGAAACGAAACACAACCGTGGAAGAGGTAAATGATATTTTACGAAAAGCATCACAGGATGCGCGATGGCAGGGTATTTTGAAAGTGAGCGACGAAGAACTTGTTTCTTCAGATATTGTTGGTGAACTGTATGGGGCAATTGTTGACAGTAAACTCACACGCGTTGTTGATGGAAATTTGGTGAAGGTTCTTTCGTGGTACGACAACGAGATGGGCTACACCTCAACACTCATTCGGCATGTGCGCAAAATGGCTTCCAGTTTGTCGTAG
- the gatB gene encoding Asp-tRNA(Asn)/Glu-tRNA(Gln) amidotransferase subunit GatB, translating to MTTYTPTIGLEIHVELKTQTKMFCNSKNDPDEKRPNVNVCPVCMGHPGTLPVINKEAVKHVLKVGVAVGGELADFTEFDRKNYFYPDIPKGYQISQYAHPLVRGGALHGVALTRIHLEEDTARSQHAGDHSLIDFNRAGVPLMELVTEPVIHSAKEAGDFARELQLLLRTLGVSDADMEKGHLRVEVNISVSKDKNLGTKTEIKNINSFRAAEKAIAYEIERQSALLEGGGTVEQETRGWDDVKGVTFSQRKKESSHDYRYFPEPDLPKLKISEIPEFSREALSKELPELPWVKRERYKQEYEMKDEDIESIVSSPESYEYVEEIISHCSADKELLQLVANYFLNDYIALIREKAEKDGYLSIRKIAPNFFVDAVKMAKEGDLSSRGLKDLLRVLYLQEQTLDPRKVAEREGLLQQSDESALLKIVEQVINENPTVVADYKAGKEALLQFFVGQGMKLSKGAGNPKVLAELFKKHLA from the coding sequence ATGACAACTTACACACCAACAATTGGACTTGAAATACACGTTGAGCTCAAAACGCAGACAAAGATGTTTTGTAATTCAAAGAATGACCCGGATGAAAAGCGTCCAAACGTAAACGTGTGTCCTGTGTGTATGGGGCACCCCGGAACGCTTCCTGTCATTAACAAAGAGGCGGTAAAGCATGTGCTGAAGGTGGGCGTGGCTGTTGGTGGAGAACTCGCTGATTTTACTGAATTTGACCGCAAAAACTACTTCTACCCAGATATTCCAAAGGGATACCAAATCAGCCAGTACGCGCATCCTCTTGTGAGAGGTGGGGCTTTGCACGGTGTCGCCCTCACGCGCATTCACCTTGAAGAAGACACAGCACGTTCACAACATGCGGGAGACCACTCGCTTATTGATTTCAATCGTGCAGGTGTACCACTGATGGAATTGGTGACTGAACCAGTTATTCATAGTGCAAAAGAAGCGGGAGATTTTGCACGTGAATTGCAGTTGTTACTCCGAACGCTCGGTGTGTCTGATGCAGACATGGAAAAAGGACACCTTCGTGTGGAGGTAAATATTTCTGTTTCAAAAGATAAAAACCTTGGAACAAAAACAGAAATAAAAAACATCAACTCTTTCCGTGCTGCAGAAAAAGCAATTGCATACGAAATTGAACGACAATCGGCGTTACTTGAAGGTGGCGGAACTGTTGAGCAGGAAACGAGAGGGTGGGACGATGTGAAGGGTGTTACGTTTTCACAGCGTAAAAAAGAATCGTCCCACGACTATCGATATTTTCCAGAACCAGATTTACCAAAATTGAAGATTTCAGAAATCCCAGAATTTTCTCGTGAAGCACTTTCAAAAGAACTACCAGAATTACCGTGGGTGAAGCGAGAGAGATACAAACAGGAGTACGAAATGAAAGACGAGGATATAGAAAGTATTGTTTCATCACCGGAATCATACGAATATGTTGAAGAAATAATCAGTCACTGTTCAGCTGACAAGGAACTTTTGCAGCTGGTCGCAAATTATTTTTTGAATGACTACATAGCTTTAATTAGGGAAAAAGCAGAAAAAGATGGATATCTTTCAATACGAAAAATAGCTCCTAATTTTTTTGTTGACGCAGTAAAAATGGCCAAAGAAGGAGACCTGTCTTCCAGGGGACTCAAAGATCTTCTGCGTGTTTTGTACTTACAAGAACAAACACTAGATCCAAGAAAGGTTGCAGAGCGTGAAGGATTGCTTCAGCAAAGCGACGAAAGTGCACTTTTGAAAATTGTTGAACAAGTGATTAATGAAAATCCAACCGTTGTTGCTGACTATAAAGCAGGAAAGGAAGCACTGCTCCAATTCTTTGTGGGACAGGGCATGAAATTGTCCAAAGGGGCAGGAAATCCTAAAGTGCTCGCAGAATTGTTCAAAAAACACCTTGCATAA